The Altererythrobacter sp. ZODW24 genome window below encodes:
- the moaB gene encoding molybdenum cofactor biosynthesis protein B: MAVDPSATFTPINIALLTASDTRTAADDTSGDILAARIEGAGHALVTRKIVREDVASLVRQLHEWIDDPQIDAVVCTGGTGLTGRDLTPEALDQVKTKDIPGFGELFRWISYDKIGTSTIQSRACAVLAGETYIFALPGSNGAVKDSWDGILAEQLDSRHRPCNFVELMPRLRES; this comes from the coding sequence GTGGCGGTTGATCCCTCGGCTACGTTCACCCCGATCAATATCGCGCTCCTGACCGCTTCGGACACGCGCACCGCCGCTGATGATACGTCAGGCGATATCCTCGCCGCGCGGATCGAGGGCGCCGGCCATGCGCTGGTGACCCGCAAGATCGTGCGCGAGGACGTGGCATCGCTGGTCCGGCAACTGCATGAATGGATCGATGATCCGCAGATTGATGCCGTGGTCTGCACCGGTGGCACTGGCCTTACCGGACGCGATCTGACGCCCGAGGCGCTGGATCAGGTCAAAACCAAGGACATTCCCGGTTTTGGAGAACTGTTCCGCTGGATCAGCTATGACAAGATCGGCACCAGCACCATCCAATCCCGCGCCTGCGCTGTGCTGGCAGGCGAAACGTACATCTTCGCCCTGCCCGGCTCCAATGGCGCTGTGAAGGATAGCTGGGACGGCATTCTGGCCGAGCAATTGGATAGCCGGCATCGGCCCTGCAACTTCGTAGAATTGATGCCGAGACTGCGCGAGAGCTAG
- a CDS encoding YcxB family protein, which translates to MTERTTKFRITEKQAVGAAMLASARKLPIPIPAVLAFATIVIVIAYLLPGRSNGLVYDILLPLLMGLIVGVVLLQYVYLPWKVRQHHRQAASFRDEITLKWDDERFKLNGERGSIDFAWTDFHRWSENDDLLLLYHSELLFHIVPKVELSERQRVDIIAQVTAADLKKR; encoded by the coding sequence ATGACCGAACGCACAACCAAATTCAGGATTACCGAGAAACAGGCGGTTGGCGCGGCCATGCTGGCCTCTGCTCGCAAGCTGCCAATCCCGATCCCGGCCGTCTTGGCCTTTGCTACGATTGTCATCGTGATCGCGTACCTCTTACCGGGGCGCAGCAACGGGCTGGTTTACGACATTTTGCTTCCATTGCTGATGGGCCTAATTGTCGGGGTGGTGTTGCTTCAATATGTTTACCTGCCATGGAAAGTGCGCCAGCATCATCGGCAGGCCGCATCGTTTCGTGACGAGATTACGCTGAAGTGGGATGATGAGCGCTTCAAGCTCAATGGCGAACGCGGTAGTATCGACTTCGCATGGACAGACTTCCACCGTTGGTCGGAAAATGATGATTTGCTGCTGCTGTACCACAGCGAGCTGCTGTTCCACATTGTGCCCAAGGTCGAGCTTTCTGAAAGGCAGCGTGTTGATATTATTGCGCAAGTCACTGCAGCTGATTTGAAGAAGCGCTAG
- a CDS encoding DUF1330 domain-containing protein — protein sequence MTHYLNPTRESFDFFKSLPRDTPIHMLNLLRYHDFAQYPDGHDNGDKGWSGRRAYEEYGKTSGPIFQRVGGTIVWRGQMEAMVTGPDDKHWDDAFVAVYPHAGCFLEMVTDKEYQEAVVNRGAALIDSRLMRFAPGEVGGGFG from the coding sequence GTGACGCACTACCTCAACCCAACGCGGGAGAGCTTTGACTTCTTCAAGTCGCTCCCGCGCGACACGCCGATCCATATGCTCAACCTGCTGCGCTATCACGACTTTGCGCAGTACCCTGATGGCCATGACAATGGCGACAAGGGTTGGAGCGGCCGACGGGCCTATGAAGAATATGGCAAGACCAGCGGCCCGATCTTCCAGCGCGTGGGCGGCACAATCGTCTGGCGCGGCCAGATGGAAGCGATGGTGACCGGACCGGACGACAAGCATTGGGACGATGCCTTCGTGGCAGTCTATCCCCACGCCGGCTGCTTCCTCGAAATGGTGACAGACAAGGAATATCAAGAAGCCGTGGTCAATCGCGGCGCGGCGCTGATCGACAGCCGCCTGATGCGCTTTGCGCCCGGTGAGGTTGGCGGGGGTTTTGGGTGA
- a CDS encoding lytic transglycosylase domain-containing protein, whose protein sequence is MNLRRIAILGAAALGLSLPAAPAMADSAEYFRARIDNGAAPKLLSQSDREYYRAIFRAIDREEWSAVEQQLNRRDGGPLHDVARAEYYLHANSPRVELPALEAWMRSGRRLPQAEQLSNLALKRGATSLTRLPPKRSFVRQPYATKRINPRSISDGTMPSGIRSAILDRIKNDDPDGARQLLDGIDSSLSSSARAEWRRRVAWSYYIENDDTAALGMAQTVREGTGPWVAEGDWVVGLSAWRLGDCDLAADGFQRAALNSTNPELTAAARYWASRSHVRCRFPEKAAEQLRGAAQFDETLYGMLAREQLGQELASTHSDADFSDADWKRLDDEENVRVAIQLAEIGRGGLADEVLRHQARIGNPDDYDALSRLARDLGLPSTQLWMAHNAPRGARSQPVMRYPAPKWTPVNGWQVDPALAYAHALQESNFRAAVVSPAGAKGLMQIMPIAARQHAASLNMNARYANLADPEVNLAFGQSALRELKDSRATQGKLPKIMAAYNAGLTPITRWESEVRDQDDALLYMESIPYWETRGYVGIVMRNYWMYERQAGGDSPTRRSLAQGEWPLFPEVTYGGG, encoded by the coding sequence ATGAACCTTCGCCGGATTGCTATTTTGGGTGCTGCAGCACTCGGTTTGTCCCTCCCCGCCGCCCCTGCAATGGCCGATAGCGCGGAGTATTTCCGCGCCCGGATTGATAATGGTGCGGCACCCAAGCTGCTTTCACAGAGCGATCGCGAATATTATCGCGCCATTTTCCGCGCCATCGACCGCGAAGAATGGTCAGCGGTTGAGCAGCAACTGAACCGCCGTGATGGCGGGCCGCTGCATGATGTTGCGAGGGCCGAATATTATCTCCACGCCAACAGTCCGCGGGTTGAATTGCCCGCGCTTGAGGCATGGATGCGAAGCGGGCGCAGACTGCCGCAAGCCGAACAACTGAGCAATCTCGCTCTCAAGCGCGGCGCGACATCGCTAACCAGACTGCCACCAAAACGCAGCTTTGTTCGCCAGCCTTATGCCACCAAGCGGATTAACCCCCGCAGCATCAGTGATGGCACCATGCCATCGGGCATCCGCTCGGCGATCCTCGACCGGATCAAGAACGATGATCCTGATGGCGCCCGCCAATTACTCGACGGAATTGATTCCAGCCTAAGCTCATCCGCCCGCGCAGAATGGCGCCGCCGCGTTGCATGGAGCTATTACATTGAAAATGACGACACTGCGGCCCTGGGCATGGCGCAAACGGTCCGCGAAGGCACAGGGCCTTGGGTTGCCGAAGGTGATTGGGTCGTCGGTCTGTCGGCATGGCGTCTGGGCGACTGCGACTTGGCGGCTGACGGTTTCCAGCGCGCCGCGCTGAATTCTACCAACCCGGAACTCACAGCCGCTGCCCGCTATTGGGCAAGCCGGTCGCATGTTCGCTGCCGTTTTCCTGAAAAAGCCGCCGAGCAATTGCGCGGCGCGGCCCAGTTTGATGAAACGCTCTATGGTATGCTGGCCCGCGAACAGCTTGGCCAAGAACTGGCTTCGACACATTCCGATGCAGACTTCAGCGATGCCGACTGGAAGCGCCTCGATGACGAAGAAAACGTCCGCGTAGCCATCCAGCTTGCTGAGATTGGCCGTGGCGGCCTTGCTGATGAAGTGCTCCGCCATCAGGCGCGGATCGGCAATCCGGACGACTATGACGCCCTTTCGCGTCTAGCACGTGATCTTGGCCTTCCTTCCACGCAACTATGGATGGCGCACAATGCTCCGCGCGGTGCAAGGTCACAGCCAGTCATGCGCTATCCTGCGCCGAAATGGACACCAGTAAACGGGTGGCAAGTCGATCCCGCTCTCGCCTATGCCCACGCCTTGCAAGAATCGAATTTCCGCGCGGCAGTGGTCAGCCCCGCTGGTGCCAAGGGCCTGATGCAGATCATGCCCATCGCCGCGCGCCAACATGCGGCGTCGCTCAATATGAATGCGCGTTATGCCAATTTGGCCGATCCTGAAGTAAATTTGGCTTTCGGGCAAAGCGCATTGCGGGAACTGAAGGACAGCCGCGCGACGCAAGGCAAACTGCCAAAGATTATGGCCGCCTATAACGCTGGCCTCACGCCAATCACACGTTGGGAAAGCGAGGTCCGCGATCAGGATGATGCGCTGCTCTACATGGAATCGATCCCCTATTGGGAAACGCGCGGCTATGTCGGCATCGTGATGCGCAATTATTGGATGTATGAGCGCCAAGCCGGCGGCGACAGCCCCACGCGCCGTTCCTTGGCGCAAGGCGAATGGCCACTATTCCCAGAGGTTACATACGGTGGCGGTTGA
- a CDS encoding 4-(cytidine 5'-diphospho)-2-C-methyl-D-erythritol kinase: MALRETAFAKINLALHVRGRRGDGYHELETLFAFVNDGDRLSARVSEQDELKTFGEFAPELTDPFGNIVSQALGALPRADGLAIDLEKRLPVAAGLGGGSADAGAVFRLVREAYGLPDGWQARAAKLGADVPACVESVACIGRGTGTELTPVENDMAGFSVLLVNPRISVPTGPIFAKWNGTDSGPLIGETVWEIADCNGNDLQELAIYSNSEIMTVLNALSETDYLIRRMSGSGATCFAIYRSHDVMREASEKLASDHPDWWMMQGSLR, from the coding sequence ATCGCTTTGCGCGAAACCGCATTCGCCAAAATCAATCTCGCGCTGCACGTCCGTGGCCGGCGCGGTGACGGCTATCATGAGCTGGAGACGCTGTTCGCCTTTGTGAACGATGGCGACCGGCTCTCAGCGCGTGTTTCGGAGCAGGATGAACTTAAGACTTTCGGCGAGTTTGCGCCGGAACTAACTGATCCTTTTGGTAATATTGTTTCGCAAGCGCTGGGTGCGTTGCCTCGGGCTGACGGGCTGGCGATTGATCTGGAGAAACGGCTTCCCGTCGCGGCCGGACTAGGCGGCGGCTCTGCGGACGCGGGGGCTGTGTTCCGGCTTGTTCGTGAGGCTTATGGCTTGCCTGATGGCTGGCAAGCTCGCGCAGCTAAGCTGGGAGCGGATGTACCAGCATGTGTTGAGAGCGTTGCCTGCATTGGGCGTGGCACGGGAACTGAGCTCACGCCGGTTGAAAATGACATGGCCGGTTTTTCGGTCTTGCTGGTCAATCCGCGCATATCTGTTCCAACCGGACCAATCTTTGCGAAATGGAACGGTACGGACTCAGGCCCTCTTATTGGTGAAACGGTTTGGGAAATCGCTGATTGCAATGGGAACGATCTTCAAGAGTTAGCGATCTACAGCAATTCTGAAATCATGACTGTTCTGAATGCGCTGAGCGAAACTGACTACTTAATCCGTCGCATGTCAGGTTCTGGCGCAACGTGTTTCGCCATTTACCGAAGTCATGACGTCATGCGCGAGGCCTCAGAAAAGCTGGCTTCCGACCATCCGGATTGGTGGATGATGCAAGGATCACTCAGATGA
- a CDS encoding electron transfer flavoprotein-ubiquinone oxidoreductase, with amino-acid sequence MTERESMPCDVVIVGGGVAGLSAAIRLKQINEELEVVVLEKGSEIGAHILSGAVVDPKALNELIPTWREDGCPMAETPVTENLHWVLSKNKKYNLPHLMLPPLMSNKGCYTGSLGNLTRWLGEKAEELGVMVFPGFPAAEVMFNDAGAVRGVITQDMGIAADGSEKGDFQPGMEIEAKYTLFAEGARGNLTKQMKAKYDLEADCEPQVYGLGIKELWDIDPAKHEAGKVAHTQGWPLTESDSWGGGFIYHQANNQVALGFVTALDYKNPYVSPFQEFQRWKHHPAIAEMLEGGKRVAYGARVINEGGWQSVPKLAFPGGALIGCAAGFVNVPRIKGSHTAMKSGILAAESLAATIADGKEHTEVAEYEANLRESWIADELKMVKNAEPAVAKYGNELGTILSGADMWMRTLKIGLPITMKHHRDHEATVRADLYEPIDYPKPDGVLSFDRLTSVAFSYTNHAEDQPNHLKVADLELQKDSELMIFAGPSSRYCPAGVYEWVTEEGAEPKFVINSQNCVHCKTCDIKDPNQNINWTTPEGGGGPNYPNM; translated from the coding sequence ATGACCGAACGGGAATCGATGCCATGCGACGTAGTGATCGTGGGAGGCGGCGTTGCCGGCCTATCCGCCGCGATCCGCCTCAAGCAGATCAATGAAGAGCTTGAAGTCGTAGTGCTCGAAAAAGGCTCTGAAATTGGGGCGCATATTCTTTCCGGTGCGGTCGTCGATCCCAAGGCGCTCAACGAGCTGATCCCGACATGGCGTGAAGACGGGTGCCCTATGGCCGAAACGCCGGTGACCGAAAACCTCCACTGGGTGTTGTCGAAAAACAAGAAATACAATCTGCCGCATTTGATGCTGCCGCCGCTCATGTCGAACAAGGGCTGCTACACTGGCTCACTTGGCAATCTCACTCGCTGGTTGGGCGAGAAGGCAGAAGAGCTGGGCGTCATGGTGTTCCCGGGCTTCCCCGCCGCCGAAGTGATGTTCAATGACGCAGGCGCGGTTCGCGGCGTGATCACTCAGGACATGGGCATTGCTGCTGATGGCTCCGAGAAGGGCGACTTCCAGCCCGGTATGGAAATCGAAGCGAAATATACTTTGTTTGCAGAGGGTGCACGCGGCAACCTGACAAAGCAGATGAAGGCGAAATACGACCTTGAGGCCGATTGCGAGCCGCAGGTTTACGGCCTTGGCATCAAGGAATTGTGGGATATTGATCCTGCGAAACATGAGGCCGGCAAGGTCGCGCATACGCAGGGTTGGCCGCTGACGGAAAGCGACAGCTGGGGCGGCGGTTTCATCTATCATCAGGCGAATAACCAGGTCGCACTCGGTTTCGTGACCGCGCTTGATTACAAGAACCCCTATGTCTCGCCTTTCCAGGAATTCCAGCGCTGGAAGCACCATCCGGCCATTGCCGAGATGCTCGAAGGCGGCAAACGCGTTGCTTACGGCGCGCGGGTTATCAATGAAGGTGGTTGGCAGAGCGTGCCTAAGCTGGCGTTCCCGGGCGGCGCGCTGATTGGTTGCGCGGCAGGCTTCGTAAACGTGCCTCGCATCAAGGGCAGCCATACAGCGATGAAGAGCGGTATACTCGCAGCTGAAAGCCTCGCAGCGACGATTGCTGATGGCAAAGAGCACACCGAAGTTGCTGAATATGAAGCGAACCTGCGTGAAAGCTGGATTGCTGACGAACTTAAGATGGTGAAGAATGCCGAGCCTGCCGTTGCGAAATACGGCAATGAGCTTGGCACGATCCTGAGCGGCGCGGATATGTGGATGCGCACACTCAAGATTGGCCTGCCGATCACGATGAAGCATCACCGCGACCACGAAGCCACAGTGCGCGCCGATCTGTATGAGCCGATTGATTATCCCAAGCCTGATGGAGTGCTGAGCTTCGACCGCCTCACCTCGGTGGCCTTCTCCTACACCAACCACGCAGAAGACCAGCCCAACCATCTGAAAGTTGCCGATCTGGAACTTCAGAAGGATAGCGAACTGATGATCTTCGCTGGACCATCGAGCCGCTATTGCCCCGCCGGTGTCTATGAGTGGGTGACGGAAGAAGGCGCGGAGCCGAAATTCGTGATCAACTCGCAAAACTGCGTCCACTGTAAGACCTGCGACATCAAGGACCCGAACCAGAACATCAACTGGACCACGCCCGAGGGCGGTGGCGGCCCGAACTACCCGAACATGTGA